From Natrinema amylolyticum, the proteins below share one genomic window:
- the mfnA gene encoding tyrosine decarboxylase MfnA: MRDMQIEPQAFDRVLSSMCTEPHPAARDAAERFLATNPGDPGTYPNVAALEDDAIDLLGDIAGLNDPAGYITSGGTEANIQAVRIARERTDGRTSNVVMPESGHFSFQKAADLLGVELRIVPTDDRHRADLEAVRASVDDDTALVVGVAGTTEYGRVDPIPDLAEIAHSAGAMCHVDAAWGGFVLPFTDYEWHFDHAAVDTMAIDPHKMGQAAVPAGGLLVRSADLLDELAVDTPYLESTSQATLTGTRSGAGVASAVAAMEELWPGGYRRQYVRSQNNAEWLADALEKRGYDVAEPTLPLVAADVPRSTFDALRAEGWRISRTATGELRIVCMPHVTREMLASFIGDLDRLEVRASVPVASDD; the protein is encoded by the coding sequence ATACGTGATATGCAAATCGAGCCGCAAGCGTTCGACCGGGTCCTCTCCTCGATGTGTACGGAACCCCACCCGGCGGCGCGCGACGCGGCCGAGCGGTTTCTCGCGACGAATCCGGGTGACCCCGGCACCTACCCGAACGTCGCGGCGCTCGAGGACGACGCGATCGATCTGTTGGGCGACATCGCGGGCTTGAACGATCCGGCGGGCTACATCACGAGCGGCGGCACCGAGGCCAACATTCAGGCCGTCCGGATCGCCCGCGAACGGACTGACGGCCGGACATCCAACGTCGTCATGCCCGAGTCCGGCCACTTCAGTTTCCAGAAGGCGGCCGATCTGCTCGGCGTCGAACTGCGAATCGTCCCGACCGACGACCGGCATCGGGCCGATCTCGAGGCCGTCCGCGCCTCGGTCGACGACGACACCGCGCTGGTGGTCGGCGTCGCCGGGACGACCGAATACGGCCGCGTCGATCCGATTCCCGACCTCGCCGAGATCGCACACTCGGCCGGTGCGATGTGCCACGTCGACGCCGCCTGGGGCGGCTTCGTGCTCCCCTTTACCGACTACGAGTGGCACTTCGATCACGCCGCGGTCGACACGATGGCGATCGACCCCCACAAGATGGGCCAGGCCGCGGTTCCCGCGGGCGGCCTGCTCGTCCGCTCGGCCGACCTGCTCGACGAACTCGCCGTCGACACGCCCTACCTCGAGTCCACGTCCCAGGCGACGCTGACCGGAACTCGTTCGGGCGCCGGCGTCGCGAGCGCCGTCGCCGCGATGGAAGAGCTCTGGCCCGGCGGCTACCGCCGTCAGTACGTCCGCTCGCAGAACAACGCCGAGTGGCTGGCCGACGCCTTAGAGAAACGCGGCTACGACGTCGCCGAACCCACGTTGCCGCTGGTGGCGGCCGACGTCCCGCGATCGACGTTCGACGCCCTGCGAGCCGAGGGCTGGCGGATCTCGCGGACCGCGACCGGCGAACTACGGATCGTCTGTATGCCCCACGTCACCCGCGAGATGCTGGCCTCCTTCATCGGGGATCTCGATCGGCTCGAGGTGCGCGCGAGCGTGCCGGTCGCGAGCGACGACTGA
- the metG gene encoding methionine--tRNA ligase yields MSHEDFPTDEPAVVTCGLPYANGDLHIGHLRGYIGADAFNRALQTLGQETAYVCGSDMHGTPVAVNAEQQGVDPEDFALEWHDQYEETFPKFNVDFDNYGHTHDETNTELTQDIVRKLDDEGYIYEKEIQVAYDPEADQYLPDRYVEGTCPYCGEKARGDECDEGCQRHLEPGEVEDPTSTITGNPAEYRERTHKFFEVSEFSDFLTEFLDGLEGTSNARNQPRQWIEDGLQDWCITRDMDWGIDYPNGETDDSGDDLVLYVWVDAPIEYISSTKQYSERVGTDEYDWEQVWKGDGEIMHIIGRDIIQHHTIFWPAMLEGAEYNKPRGIAATGFITINGKGLSTSRNRAIWAKEYLDEGFHPDLLRYYLTTTGGLQQDVDFSWDAFQETVNGELVGTVGNFWYRSLLFAYRNYEGTPDADVSEEVRERIEGAIGDVRENVNDYSMRGVGQAATRLAQFGNEYIQRNEPWKLTDEDPEAAAQVIRDCVQIAKAVAVLLEPITPDKAQELWAQIGEDGDVADAHLEDALEAPPRNFDEPGELFEKIEDDRVADLTEKLEERVAAAADDDDETAAADADETESDDSDTGESEGMADTDDLEPLADERIGFDDFQELDIRVGRIESAEGIEGADDLARLEVDIGFETRQVVAGIKQLHDLDELPGEKCVLLANMEKAELFGVESNGMILAAGEEADLLTTHGDAAVGEKIR; encoded by the coding sequence ATGAGCCACGAGGACTTTCCGACGGACGAGCCCGCCGTCGTGACCTGCGGGTTGCCCTACGCCAACGGCGACCTGCATATCGGTCATCTGCGGGGGTATATCGGCGCGGACGCGTTCAATCGCGCACTGCAGACCCTGGGCCAGGAGACGGCCTACGTCTGCGGGTCCGACATGCACGGCACGCCGGTCGCTGTCAACGCCGAACAGCAGGGCGTCGATCCCGAGGACTTCGCCCTCGAGTGGCACGACCAGTACGAGGAGACGTTCCCGAAGTTCAACGTCGACTTCGACAACTACGGCCACACCCACGACGAGACGAACACTGAGCTGACCCAGGATATCGTCCGGAAACTGGACGACGAGGGCTATATCTACGAGAAGGAGATCCAGGTCGCCTACGATCCCGAGGCCGACCAGTACCTCCCCGACCGCTACGTCGAGGGGACCTGTCCCTACTGCGGCGAGAAGGCCCGCGGCGACGAGTGCGACGAGGGCTGTCAGCGCCACTTAGAGCCCGGTGAGGTCGAGGACCCGACGAGCACGATCACGGGCAACCCCGCCGAGTACCGCGAGCGGACCCACAAGTTCTTCGAGGTCTCGGAGTTCTCCGACTTCCTCACCGAGTTCTTGGACGGCCTCGAGGGCACCTCGAACGCGCGCAACCAGCCCCGGCAGTGGATCGAAGACGGCCTGCAGGACTGGTGTATCACGCGGGACATGGACTGGGGGATCGATTATCCCAACGGTGAGACCGACGACAGCGGCGACGACCTCGTCCTCTACGTTTGGGTCGACGCGCCGATCGAATACATCTCGAGTACCAAGCAGTACTCCGAGCGCGTCGGCACCGACGAGTACGACTGGGAGCAGGTCTGGAAGGGCGACGGCGAGATTATGCACATAATCGGCCGGGACATCATCCAGCACCACACGATCTTCTGGCCCGCCATGCTCGAGGGGGCGGAGTACAACAAGCCCCGCGGGATCGCCGCGACCGGCTTCATCACGATCAACGGCAAGGGGCTCTCGACGAGTCGCAACCGCGCGATCTGGGCCAAGGAGTACCTGGACGAAGGGTTCCACCCCGATCTGCTGCGCTACTACCTGACGACGACTGGCGGCCTCCAGCAGGATGTCGACTTCTCCTGGGACGCCTTCCAGGAGACGGTCAACGGCGAACTCGTCGGCACGGTGGGGAACTTCTGGTACCGCTCGCTGCTCTTCGCCTACCGCAACTACGAGGGGACGCCGGACGCCGACGTCTCCGAGGAAGTCCGAGAGCGCATCGAGGGCGCCATCGGCGACGTGCGCGAGAACGTCAACGACTACTCCATGCGCGGCGTGGGCCAGGCCGCGACCCGACTCGCGCAGTTCGGCAACGAGTACATCCAGCGCAACGAGCCCTGGAAGCTCACCGACGAGGACCCCGAGGCGGCCGCACAGGTCATCCGCGACTGCGTCCAGATCGCCAAGGCCGTCGCTGTCCTCCTCGAGCCGATCACGCCCGACAAGGCCCAGGAGCTGTGGGCACAGATCGGCGAGGACGGCGATGTTGCGGACGCCCACCTCGAGGACGCGCTCGAGGCCCCGCCCCGGAACTTCGACGAACCCGGCGAACTCTTCGAGAAGATCGAGGACGACCGCGTCGCGGACCTCACCGAAAAGCTCGAGGAGCGCGTCGCGGCCGCGGCGGACGACGATGACGAGACGGCAGCGGCGGACGCGGACGAAACCGAAAGCGACGACTCCGACACCGGCGAATCCGAGGGTATGGCAGACACGGACGACCTCGAGCCGCTGGCGGACGAGCGCATCGGTTTCGACGACTTCCAGGAACTCGATATCCGCGTCGGCCGGATCGAATCGGCCGAGGGGATCGAGGGCGCGGACGACCTCGCGCGCCTCGAGGTCGACATCGGCTTCGAGACGCGGCAGGTAGTCGCCGGGATCAAGCAACTGCACGACCTCGACGAACTGCCGGGCGAGAAGTGCGTCCTGCTCGCGAACATGGAGAAAGCGGAGTTGTTCGGCGTCGAGTCCAATGGGATGATCCTCGCGGCCGGTGAGGAGGCGGACCTGCTGACGACCCACGGCGACGCCGCCGTCGGCGAGAAGATCCGGTAA
- a CDS encoding glycosyltransferase, whose protein sequence is MISTVPRAVEHGATVVGVLTLLAFGFTQGREIQQYSLDLLVVSVQVVFLDALSSMAVFTGFVAITGLLLVREVWSSRDAIESVTDGPRLTAVVPVYRDHDVMAESVESLCESAYENLEIVVVAEPNDAATLERARELANAHDRVECLVNGNPGSKAGAINYAVRETDAEYVAVFDADESITPEFLPRAMGALLDGADVFQGRRIPRPTGVIETVAYCERVVFHASYKLVELSGFANCRSSSTVLTRDAFERVGGYDDMLTEDLDFAHGCYREGLDVRQARQCTNTMEAPHTLYDLWGQRKRWRVGQIEVLHATLLELLNGDVDRRGLVSIGRMCSSLLGCLFTLALTSKLLLLLVLGIESAFLILAAILVATIGLVAWRDTSDGRIDGLSWSVVLAPLLYPAFGVLMLKSLLEYGLSWDGTWYHVEKTGS, encoded by the coding sequence ATGATTTCGACAGTCCCTCGAGCCGTCGAACACGGGGCCACCGTCGTCGGTGTACTCACCCTGTTGGCGTTCGGGTTCACGCAGGGACGAGAGATCCAACAGTACTCGCTCGACTTGCTCGTCGTGTCCGTCCAGGTCGTGTTCCTCGACGCGCTGTCGTCGATGGCCGTGTTCACCGGCTTCGTGGCGATCACCGGCCTGTTGCTGGTCCGCGAGGTGTGGTCGTCCCGGGACGCCATCGAATCGGTGACCGACGGCCCGCGGCTGACCGCCGTCGTCCCGGTCTACCGCGATCACGACGTGATGGCCGAAAGCGTCGAGAGCCTCTGTGAGAGCGCGTACGAAAACCTCGAGATCGTCGTCGTCGCCGAACCGAACGACGCGGCGACGCTCGAGCGGGCCCGCGAACTCGCGAACGCCCACGACCGAGTCGAGTGTCTGGTCAACGGGAATCCGGGATCGAAAGCGGGCGCGATCAACTACGCGGTGCGCGAGACCGACGCCGAATACGTCGCGGTCTTCGACGCCGACGAGTCGATCACGCCCGAGTTCCTGCCGCGGGCGATGGGCGCGTTGCTCGACGGCGCGGACGTCTTTCAGGGTCGCCGGATTCCGCGACCGACCGGCGTCATCGAGACGGTCGCCTACTGCGAGCGGGTCGTCTTCCACGCGAGCTACAAGCTGGTCGAACTCTCCGGTTTCGCGAACTGCCGGAGCTCGTCGACGGTGCTGACTCGCGATGCGTTCGAGCGCGTCGGCGGCTACGATGACATGCTCACCGAAGACCTCGACTTCGCGCACGGCTGCTATCGCGAGGGCCTCGACGTGAGACAGGCCCGCCAGTGTACGAACACGATGGAAGCGCCCCACACCCTGTACGACCTCTGGGGACAGCGCAAGCGCTGGCGCGTCGGCCAGATCGAGGTCCTCCACGCGACCCTCCTCGAGCTGTTGAACGGAGACGTCGATCGCCGCGGGCTCGTCTCGATCGGCCGGATGTGCTCGAGCCTGCTCGGCTGCCTGTTCACGCTCGCGCTCACCTCGAAGCTCCTCCTGTTGCTCGTTCTGGGTATCGAATCGGCGTTCCTGATCCTCGCGGCGATTCTCGTCGCGACGATCGGCCTCGTCGCGTGGCGCGATACCAGCGACGGCCGGATCGACGGCCTTAGCTGGAGCGTCGTCCTCGCGCCGCTGCTCTACCCCGCCTTCGGCGTCCTGATGCTCAAATCGCTGCTCGAGTACGGGCTCTCCTGGGACGGTACCTGGTATCACGTCGAGAAAACGGGTTCGTGA
- a CDS encoding HalOD1 output domain-containing protein: MEYEIGADEPASIAVVLAVSSAADCDPAALCPLYEAIDPDALNRLFGSRPGTPGRTGLEVTFDFSGYRVTVVDGESVMLRPIQSPEQ; encoded by the coding sequence GTGGAATACGAGATTGGTGCGGACGAGCCCGCGAGCATCGCGGTCGTCCTCGCCGTAAGTTCGGCAGCGGATTGCGATCCCGCCGCTCTGTGCCCGTTATACGAGGCGATCGATCCGGACGCGTTGAACCGACTGTTCGGTTCCCGACCCGGCACACCCGGTAGAACCGGTCTCGAGGTGACGTTCGATTTCAGCGGCTACCGTGTTACCGTCGTCGACGGCGAGTCCGTGATGCTCCGACCGATACAGTCACCGGAGCAGTAG
- a CDS encoding DUF7344 domain-containing protein — protein sequence MEHGTHLLTTDEQALDTTFDLLRNRHRRDVVEILAEREASIPLRDLAAAVGAVKPEPESGSVSPDRTHEIAALLHHVHLPKLDDADVIDYDTETSTVAPVRTGDLVPFVRAVDGEQ from the coding sequence ATGGAACACGGAACGCATCTACTCACAACGGACGAACAGGCGCTCGATACGACCTTCGATCTCCTCCGCAATCGACACCGTCGCGACGTCGTCGAAATCCTCGCCGAACGGGAGGCGTCGATACCGCTCCGCGACCTCGCCGCCGCCGTTGGGGCAGTGAAACCGGAGCCGGAATCCGGTAGTGTGTCGCCGGACAGAACGCACGAGATCGCCGCCCTGCTGCATCACGTCCACCTGCCGAAACTGGACGACGCCGACGTCATCGACTACGATACCGAGACGAGTACCGTCGCTCCCGTTCGAACGGGAGACCTCGTCCCGTTCGTCCGCGCCGTCGACGGCGAACAGTAA
- a CDS encoding TrmB family transcriptional regulator: protein MGEEQEAIAALEELGLTEYEARCFVALTQLPHGTAKDVGQVADIPRSRVYETMDRLRERGLVEVHDAEPRMYQSVSIDTAIQILRREYDSYFDTAERTLHQLEPTYKEAQQGVWAINTHEQVTGRIVDLVTDASDEVVFLVLDEDLLDENALDALIAASDRGVDVHIGTVADSVRERIEGAEMDATVFTTDLIEWFTAMSDSPRLGRFLMVDREPVLVSALHEEELPGVPNETAAWSDGVDHGFATFAERVFTYELKENVGEEYDG, encoded by the coding sequence ATGGGAGAGGAACAGGAAGCGATAGCGGCACTGGAGGAACTCGGGTTGACCGAGTACGAAGCCCGGTGTTTCGTCGCGCTCACGCAGCTCCCGCACGGGACGGCCAAGGACGTCGGACAGGTAGCCGACATTCCGCGATCGCGGGTGTACGAGACGATGGATCGGCTTCGGGAACGGGGACTGGTCGAAGTCCACGACGCGGAACCGCGGATGTATCAGAGCGTGTCGATCGATACGGCGATTCAGATCCTCCGCCGGGAGTACGACTCGTACTTCGACACCGCCGAGCGGACGCTCCACCAGTTAGAGCCGACGTACAAGGAGGCCCAACAGGGCGTGTGGGCGATCAATACGCACGAGCAGGTCACCGGACGAATTGTCGACCTCGTTACTGATGCGAGCGACGAGGTCGTGTTCCTCGTGTTGGACGAAGACCTGTTAGACGAGAACGCCCTCGACGCGCTGATCGCGGCCAGTGACCGCGGAGTCGACGTTCACATCGGGACGGTCGCCGACTCGGTCCGCGAGCGTATCGAGGGCGCGGAGATGGACGCGACCGTCTTCACTACCGACCTGATCGAGTGGTTCACTGCCATGTCCGACTCGCCGCGGCTCGGGCGGTTTCTCATGGTCGATCGAGAGCCGGTACTGGTGAGCGCCCTTCACGAGGAAGAACTGCCGGGTGTGCCGAACGAAACGGCGGCGTGGAGCGACGGCGTCGACCACGGCTTCGCGACCTTCGCAGAGCGGGTCTTCACGTACGAATTAAAGGAGAACGTCGGCGAGGAGTACGACGGGTGA